The Jaculus jaculus isolate mJacJac1 chromosome 1, mJacJac1.mat.Y.cur, whole genome shotgun sequence nucleotide sequence GTGTGATGGCCGAATTGAAGTCCTGCGTGTGGCTGTAATGAGTCCTGGGACTGGGTGCCCTACTGTCtatcccaagccacccacatagagAGGAGGCCAGGTAGACCCAGGATTCGGGCATGCCCATGGAGCTCCTGGTGTGACCGGAGGGGGCTGCGTACCGGGAAATCTGGGTCCACGGCCTGGATCCTCAGAAGCTTAAAGGGGGAAGCCGCGTCCTTGACTGCAGTGTAGGCCCCAGAGCCAAGTTCCACCATCCCACGGTACAGCCTCTGAGTGAACTGGAGTGTGTGGTTTCCATTGACAGCACGGGCCTCCACGGTGGCCTGAGTCACTGAGTAGCGGGCCAGATCGGCCTGTTCAGCCTGGAGAGTCAATCAGGGGGTGGAGAGACGTGCAATGCCACCGTCAGTGGAGCTGGGGTTACAGCCAAGGCTCAGAAGAGACTCTGGCCAGGACACTCATGGTCCACCTAGTACCAGTACCCACCTTGACCAACAGGATGAaggtcatggggctggagacactCTTGGCCATGGTGAGATTCCCAGAGTCTGCGTTGATGGTGAAAGTATCATTTGTGTTTCCTGAGAGAATGCGGGGTGCAATTTAGCAGCTGGGCCCCTCTGCTGTGGGGTCCGGGTGCTGGGAGATTAGCCTGTACTCACCTCCTATGATGCTGTAGATGATGTCTATATTGATGCCCTGATCTCCATCCACGGCATAGATGGGACCAGGTTGCAAGATGAGGGGGAATGGCTGTGGAGATGGCGGGTGGGGGGCATTATGGGTTTGGATGGCCCCAACTCTGCTTTGGCTGCTGCCCCCTCAGAGTCTGAAATATTAACTTAGAACACAGTGGAAGTGGGAGAGCAGTGCCTGCCAGGAACAGAGCTCCGGGTGTGACAGAACTCAGGACTTCCTTAGATCTCTTATTAACAGGTTATTTCGACCAGTTAGTCAGTTAGGATCATGCCATTACTGTCAGGGCAGCGGGCACTGAGAAAGAGCAGGTtcaagcggggcgtggtggcacatgcctttaaccccagcactcagaagcagaggtaggaggatcactgtaagttggaggccaccctgagactacatactgtactccaggccagcctggactagagtgagaccttaccttgggggaaaaaaaaaggagggaaggttcacagggtggcctcaatgtGGAGCTGTCCCTCAGAAGCCTCAGTTTTCCCCCTATAGTCCCTGTCAGCAATCCCTACATCCTGGGATGGCCTGAAAGGACTCACACTTCTCACTGATTTCTGTCTGACCCCAGGCCGCCCTACCCCTCATTACCAGTCTGTGTCCTGTGGGGACTACCCCACGGTACTGAGCGTCGATGCAGATGTAGCCATCTGAGAAGGAGCAAGGCAGGAACCAGGGGGGACGTAGGTCTGCTGGCACCACGTTCAGGACTAGGGTGGCGGAGGCTGTGTGGCTGGGTTCTACCTTATCCTCCCAAGTATCCTGGAATAGCCAGTCCCTTCCAGGTCAGGCCAAGAGTGACTTGGACAGGGCCTGGAGTGTCCAGAATGGGACAGGCATGGTCTGCTCACCCGCACCAACAGCTGGAAGGTCATATTCCGCATCTTGAGGAAATCCAGGGAACGGTCTAGTTTCAGGGCAGGGCGATTTACCCCCATCAGGGAGAAGAAGCTGCTGGCACCCTGGGGAGGATGAAGAGGGTACAGCCTGAGACCTGGAAGGTGGGACTGGAGACATCAGAATAAGGGGTCAGGGATGGAGGGGTTGCTGGGCAGTACTGACAGGGGTCACTTCAAGAAGGGTGTAATATAGGATGTCATCTTTGTCGCGATCTGTGGCCTGCAGGTCTGCCTCAGGGATGACCACTGTGTTCACCTTGGTGTCCTGGAAATGGAGGGGAGGTTGGTCCAGCTATGATAGTGGCTTCTGTGCACAGATACCCATGACAGAGTCACCCAGCCCCTAGCAACTCTGTGCTATCCATTTCCCACACCCAGGAGACACCAGCTCTGGGTCCACTGGACTCACCTCCGCCACGTCTTGCTCCTTGGTCGTAAAGGAGAACTCTGGAGCATTGTCATTTACATCCAGGACAGCCACGAACACCCTTAGCTGCGTCACCTGCAGGGGGTTACCAGCCTATTGCTTTTGCTCTATAGTTGCCACCTGGCTGAGGAACCAGGCTCCGAGGCCCTTATTGCTTATTTGCTCTTTCACCGGTTcactcatttgttcattcattcactctgttGCAATGATGCCCACAATGTGGGACCTGTGAGCTCTCGTATTGGGAGGGActcagacttttaaaatataaatgatggGGCTAGGATGATGGCTCTGTTGGTAAAGCGCtcgctacacaagcatgaggatgtaAGTTCGGGTCCCCAGAACTGCAGCActtgcctataatttcagcattggggtggcagagacagaaggatccctgggggcTCACTAgctagtcaaattggtgagctccaggcaggcatggtggtgcacccctttaatcccagcactcaggaagcagaggtaggaggatcactgtgaattcaaggctaccctgagactacatagtgaattccaggtcagcctgagctagagtaaagccctacctcggggggggggggggaaatggtgagctccagaccaatgagagttCCTGTCTCATTGGAGAATAATTGAGGACATCCTGATTTCAATCTCTCCACACAAACACACGCGCGTGCGTTTgcgtgcaaacacacatgcatgtacatcatacacacacattaaaaaacaaacaacaaaaaaaataaactgggcatgatgacacacgcctttaattccagcactctggaggcagagataggaggatagcagcgagtttgaggccagactgagactacgtaatgaattctgGGCTCTtaggatgagaccctacatcttgaaaaatcaataaataaataaataaacaaaataagtgtAAAGTAAAGCAGATGGTTGCAAGTGCTCTGGATAGAAATAAGGCAGGTCCTGGGGACGATACCAGCATAATCTCAATGAGgaaggaaatagcttagtggctaaaagtacttgcttgcaaagcctagaggTCTAGATTCAATTCTacattatccacataaagccagacacacaaagtggcacaggtgtctggatttTATatacagtggaaggaggccccggggtgctcatattctctctctctgtctctccctctcataaataaataaataaataaataaataaataaataaataaataaataatgctgggtatggtggtgcacacctttaatcccagcactctggaggcagaggtaggaggattgcccatgagttcaaggccaccctgagactacatagtgaagtccaggtctgcctaggctagaatgaaactctacctcgaaaaaccaaacagaaagaaagaagagagagagacagggagggagggggagagaaaaggaaagaaagaaacaaagaaaagagagaaagataaaaagcaagggttggagagatatcttagtggttaaggttcatgcctgcaaagcctaaagacaatggttcaattctccagggcccatgtaagccagatgcacaaggtggcacatgcatctggagttcgtttgcaggggctagagtccctggtgcacccattctctctctctctgtgtctctccccacctctgtctctaataaataaataaaaaataaataaaaatcttgaaaaaaaagcaagtttttaagagagaaaagagCCTTCAGGTTAAAGTTAAAATCAatcagctagggctggagagatggcttcacagttaaggcacttgcctgcaaagcctaaggacccaggtttgcttccccaatacacacataagccagatgcataaagtggcacatgtgtctggggtttatttgcagtggctggaggccctggtgtgcccattctctctgcctcttttgttctctctctcaagtaaacaaataaaaaaataaaatgtaagatcAACGAGCTATTTCCCAGGGCCTGTGCATGGGTCCtaattcaacaacaacaacaacaaaactgggAAAGACCCTTCTGGAATCCAGGGAGAGGTGGACATAGCCAGGTCCTGGAGGACAGAGAGCAACAGCTGTTCTTCCCTAGTGTAATAGGTgtcaaggctgtgtgtgtgtgtgtgtgtgtgtgtgtgtgtgtgtgcaactcAGGGCGTCGCCTATGCTTCACCACTGAGCGACACCTAAAACAGAAGGGGTCTTATCTATGAGAGAGATGGGTGGCAGGGTTATAACTGTTGCCCACAGTGGCCCTGAGAGTGTGTAGAGCCTGCCATTTCTGCAAATTTTCTTTAGTACATAGCTAAAAACATGAGACAAGCTGGGGGCCAGGCTGTGTAGGTAAGAGTGGGAGTGCAGTGCAGAATAAAGGAGTTGGAAGTGCTCCTAAAGAGGCAGTATTTCCATACTGACCTGAGAAGGCAACAGGAATGTCCATACCAGATTGGCATCTCACCCAGCCTTGTCCACTAGAGATATGACTGATTCCTAGTAAGAAATTGTGGAAGTTCTGGGCAGGGTGTAGTGTGTAGGTTATGTGTATACACCTCTGGAGACTCATCATATGAAAGGGGACTGAGAAAGGTCAAAAGGAGagcaaggggctgaagagatggcttagcagttaagagcttgcctgtgaagcctaaagaccctggttcgaggctcgattccccaggacccacgttagccagatgcacaagggggcgcacacgtctggagttcgtctgcagtggctggaggccctggcgtgcccattctctctctctctctgcctctttctctctgtctgtcactctcaaataaataaaaataataaatttaaaaatttaaaaaaaaagaattctctgcttgctcttaataaaaaaaaaagaaaagaaaagaaaggacagcAAGCAGACTTAGTGGGAAGTTCCAGGAAAGATGCTGTTGGCCAAAGCACTGCTGGGTTATGGATGTGGGAAGGTTGAGAGGTTGGATATGTGTCTACCTAAGGGGGTAAATCTGGCCATTGGgaggactttttattttattttatttttggtttttcaaggtagggctcactctagctcaggctgacctggaattcactctgtagtctcagggtggccttgaagtcatggcaatcctcctacctctgccgcccaagtgctgggattaaaggcgtgcgccaccacgcccagccctatttaatttaatttatttatttattttggtttttcaaggtagggtctcactctagcccaggctgacctggaattcactctgtattgtaagggtggccttgaactcatggcgatcctcctacctctgcctcttgagtgttgggattaaaggtgtgcaccaccatgcccagcttttttttttttttttttaacaagctccagatgcatgaaccactatgtacatctggctgatgtgggtcctgggtaattgaacctaggtcctttggctttgtaggcaagtgccttaagagctaaaccatctctccagcactgagaggACTTCTGTGAGGAGCTAAGAACCAAAATGGGCTAGAACCAAAGTGGGCTAAATAGCTGGCAAATGAAGGTGCCTCCCAGGTGTGGATGCTACAGGAAGGGTGCAGGGGGTATCTCAGGACACCTGCTGTTATGTCCATCATGGCTGGGTTTGAGCCTGGAGCTCTGGGCACAGTCTGGGCGGGAGGATGGGTGTGGTCAGTGGAGGGCTGACATGTTAACTTGCCAGGCTGAGGTCAAGTGGAAGCCTTCCAGGGGCTCAGGACACAGAAGGTAGAAACAGATGGGGTAGCTAGGGTGGACTCACCACTGTGTTCCCCTTCCTGCACTCCAGTTGTGCCTCCAGCAGTGGGGTTTCCTGGGGAAAGAGCCAAGGACTCTGTAAATCACCTGCACTACAGGGAACATACTGGGAAAACTAGGTGGAGGGAAGCAGGCACTCCTCCGAGCTCCCTGTTACCCGTAGAGAGACATGGGGGCAGCTCATCTCTTAATGGCCCCACCCTTCGGTGCCAGCCTAACCAAGTACTGAACCAGGAGGGTTCCTGGGAGACAGAGTCCTTAGCGACCCCCCTTAAGCCTTTTCCAGGGAAGGGGAGTGGATGTGGCATGTGTCCCCTGGGGGCATACCCCACCCAGCCTGCTTGCTGCCTGCACCTCATAATCCGGAGTCACATTGAGAAACagctgattccccaggatccgaaAGGCGAAGGGAGTGGATAAAGGTCCCAGGACCACCTCCTGGTCCTTTGGGACATAGATGTCCACTAGGGGTTCAGTCACATTCTTGTTCTCTTCCACTTGGAATATGGTCTCGTTCACATAGCAGACTGGAAATATACAGAGAAGTCTGTGCCTCCCTGGAGGCTCCCAGTCCTGCCACCCGCCCCTCCCACCCCTGTCCAGCACATACCCTCGGACTGGGCCAAGGTTACCGGGAGTTGACCAAACAGCATCAGAACCAGCAGCAGGGGAGGCCACAGCAGGGCCGGAGCCCCCATCGTGGTGGCTGTCACCTAGCTGGAGGGTCCAGCCGGCTTGGCTTGGCGTCTATGGCTGGTGCAGTTCCTGCCTTGGTGAACTTCGCCCCTGGTAGGCGCCGCCCCACTTTATGACCCTTTACGAATGAATGGCCTCTACCAAGGGGACTCCCGCTGGCCGGCGCTAGGAGGGGCCTGTGAGATCATTTGATCCCATTCAGTGCCGGACATTTGGGGATCAACTGGACGCTTAGCCCACGGACATCAAACACAGGGTGTGAAGAACTTAAGAACTACTTGGGGAATATAACCTTGACAAAGCTGAGAGTCAGGACTGGAGGGAGCTAGGGCAGGATTAAAGGAGACAGAACAGGGCTGTGGGGGTCTGAGGGGCTTAGGGCAAGACTGAGGGCACCTGGGGTGGGGACGAGGGGCATAGCTATGATAGAGTTGGGGGGGGCATAGGGCGGAAGATATCTGGGGCAAAGTTGGGGGGGGATTAGAGAAGGCCTGCGGAAACTAAGGTAGGACTGGGGAGCTACAGCAAGGCTGGGGAGAGCTGGCTGGGGGATTCCAACGCGGGCCAGCAGGGATCACCCCCTCTGCTTGACTCCTTCCTTCAAACAAAATTCCTGAAGCCACCTGAGGTTCCCTTGCAGACTACCACCTTCCTGTGTTCCAATCCCAAAGGAAAAAGCTCTGTGTCCTAGGGTGTTCCTGCCTGTCCAGGGCACACAGAAATTCCGGAGGGCGCTTGGGGCAGGGGGATGGCAAGGCCTCAGTGACGGGACACAGACGGTGGTGGCCTTTCACTGGCAGCTGGGAGCTAGTATCTGCTGGACAGAAATCCTGGTGAGGGCCTTTAGTACAGGGCCCCCACCCGCTCTTCTGCTTTTCTTCACCCCCAAGTTTTCAGAACTTTGGAGAGGTCCCTGAGTAGGGCCAGGAGAGCGGTAGTGGGTGTTGTAATGAGAGGGGAACGTGGAGTCCTTCCCATGCCAGTCCATTTACAAGGACGCTTTGAATGCCTGAAAGCTTGCCTAAGCATCCTAGCCTCGGCCCAGGCCgagcaccccaccaccaccaccggtCTCAGTCTCCTCACTCCTGAATGTGCCCACATACCACACACTCCCATAGAAACCACAGGGCTGCGCTAGGCCACATGGATGAGAAGGCGCAGGTCCCGTCCTCCCAGGAccccttctctgctctgcctgcacCGGCTCACCTTCTACACGCGCACTGGCTGCATGGACCCAGCAACAGAACTGAAAGAGCTATGCTCTGAGCCCTGGAAAGATTGCTAAGCGGAACACAGACCAGGGTGGGGTGATGGGGAGTTCAGCCGGGGGAAGGTGGTGGCCTGAATGTCATAGATAAGGACTAGGTACCTCAGCTGGCCATCAAGTTCAAagggcagctgggtgtggttcCAGTCCTTGCATAGAGTGGATGGGCCTTCCCCCACCTGCCAGCCCCACTGAGCTGGGCTGCCCCCATTCTCCCAGATTTCACACGACATGGGCTAGACAGGCCAGTCTACATTCCTTCTTTATTGATACTAAGGACGACCCCTTCTCCCCCTCCAGCCGGGCTCCTGGACCATCTTCCTCCTTATCTGGGCTGTCTGGTTGCTTTGGTCCACTCTGAAACAGCAAAGGCAGGCTTCGATCCAGGAGGCAGCCAGGGAGACCAAGCGTCATCCAAGGGGGGCCTGAGGGGCAGCCTGAAGAGACAAGCGATTAGAGGCTAGAGACCAGTGGACAGAGCACACACCTCCAATCCCCACTGAATCCCCACCTGTGAAACTGGCAGGCTAACCAGGGGCTCTGGGGAACAGGAAGGCTCTTTGAGGAGTGGAGGGGCCGatggagaggagaagggaagtgCTCACCGGGCCTGCGGGTTTGACCATAGCAGGCAAAGCTGGCCCTCTGTGGGCTTGGACCAAGCCGAGCTGTTCTCTGGGCTGTTTTCCGTATCTTGCTCGCtgtcctcccaccccaccccaaagcAGAATTATTAGTTCTGGTGCTGTTGGGGTGTGGCTCCTTGCTGGTGGGACAGCATGCTAGGCCTGTCCTCCCACCTTTAGGTCTCTCTCACCCTCGCCTACTCCGGCTCACCTGCGCTTCCCCACCAGGCCCTGCAGCAGGCGCTGCAGCCTGGCGCTGTCCTGCAGGCGGCTGAGCTCGCTGGTGAACACCCCGTCCGAGTGTCGCCGAGCCCTGGAgaggggcggggcctggaggGTTAGAGGACCGGGACGGGGGCGTGGCCAGGGCCAGGCGGGTCTGGGATGGACGGAGCTCACCTGGGGCGCGCGGGGAGAGCGGCGGAGCcctggagcagcagcagcagcagcagcagcagcagcgcagGCGGCAGCTGGCGCGCCATGGCCAGGGTGCGGGACATGCTGAGCGCTCGCTGCCGTGGCCCGAGCCTCGTGCAGCCGCTTTATAGCAACCCCGGCAGTGGGCGGGGGGCTCCGGCACCGCCCCGGCTCCGCGCAGCCGGCCGCACCCCATCGATAGCGGGAAGGTCAGGGCCGCCCCCCCAGCTGTCGTCCGGCCGCCTCCGGTTCCACCGCCGTGTTGGCGCCCCTTAGTTGCCTGGAAGGGAGGGGtcagtgccatcagctggggctcAGGGACATCCTGACCCACAGGGGTCAGGGGATGGTTTGTTGGGATGGGCAAAGGGAAGAGCGTGGCTAGGCCTCCGAACCTCAGCGCTTATTGGCGCTGGAACCCAGAGTAAGATCCCACCGAAGGGGTGCAGATGATTCCAAGGGGGCTGCTGAGGGGCGTCTATAGAGAAAGGGGCAAGACTTGACTCGCGGCTCGTCTGGAGGAGTGCCCGTGCAGAGAAATGCCCCAGTGCGCtcagcttgcctggcatgcaccaaGTTCTGGGTTCCAGTCCTTTCACTGCaaccagaaacaaaaaacaaacaaacaaaaaaaccataaaaacccTGTTCTCCAAAAATCTTTAAGACCAAATTACAAATTTAGCAAACTGTTATAAAGTAGCAAAACTATGCACTTTTGGTTATTGGGtttggggttttcttttctttttcgagttagggtctctagcccaggctgacctggaactcactctttttttttttttttttttttttgaggtagggtctcactctggtccaggctgacctggaattaactctgtagtctcagggtggccttgaactcatggcgatcctcctacctctgcctcccaaatgctgggattaaaggcgtgcgccaccacgcccggctggaactcactgttgtagtctcaggctggcctcaaactcacagcaaccctcctacctctgcctcctgagtgttgggcttaaaaatatttttttatatatgtattttttttttgtttatgggGGGTAGGGtatgggctcgaactcacagccattctcctacctgagtgctgggattaaaggcatgcaccaccatgcctggcccttcttttcttcattattattgtaatttttacctttttattactatttttggtattttttattttatttttatttatttatttatttatttttatttatttgagagcgacagacacagagagaaagacagatagagggagagagagaatgggcgcgccagggcttccagcctctgcaaacgaactccagacacgtgcgcccccttgtgcatctggctaatgtgggacctggggaactgagcctcgaactggggtccttaggcttcacagacaagcgcttaaccgctaagccatctctccagccctatttttggtattttcgaggtagggtctcactggcccaggctgacctggaattcactatgtagtctcagggtggcctcaaactctccatgatcctcctacctctgcctcctgagagctggtattaaaggtgtgcgctaccatgtctggctctcatatttttacctttttgttttgttttgttttttctttttctttctttctttcttttttttttttttttttttttttttggtttttcaaggtagggtcttactctagtccaggctgacctggaattcactatgtagtctcagggtggcctcgaactcatggtaatcctcctacctctacctcccgagtgctgggactaaaggcgtgtgccattgttttttcgaaatagggtctcactctagcccggactgacttggaattcactctgtttctcaaggtggtcttgaactcatagcaatcctcctacctctgcctcccaagtgctaggattaaatgtgtatgctaccacacccggctatttttaagatagagtctcactctgtagcctagactgcctttgaactcactttgcagtccaggctgacttagaatttctcagcaatcctcttgcctcagcctcctaaatgctgggattacaagcattaCCCACCATTTACTTTTTGTttcgttttaattttttatttgtttatttgagagaaagaggcagaaggagacagagagaatggacatgccagggcctctagccactgcaaacgaattccagacatatatgccaccgtgtgcatctatcttacatgggtactgaggagttagacatgggtccttaggcttcacaggcatcatgtgcatctggcttatgtgggatctggagaatcgaacatgggtccttaggctttgcaggcaagcaccttaaccactaaaccatccctttttttgttttgttgagttaggattttgctctagccttggctggcctggaattcactcgtagtctcagggtggcctcaaactcacagctatcctcttacttcagcctcccaagtgctagtgtgcccaatctttctccctctacctccctcttagcattcaaggaaataaataaataaataaaatattttttaaaaataaggtgagcagaaaaccttctccctatagcccagccaaatgaaagctggaaaatgctgtaCTGTATGCTGtcttatgggaaacagaagtcatcagtggtgaaaacagtggacactggaaacctcaagtttggccagacaggccaaataactgaacgggtgcaatagtggtgtgtctgctctggaggaaaccaactgctctctaactggactgaaggccactctatgagagggaatatgagcctggtactgaaaacctaatcaaaagtttatggcaggggaggtcataagccttagaagtataaagcctgctcttgtctggataaatgcatatattactctcactaaATTGTCCTAAAAGCAGTACacataatgttcatactcatatattaatgctactctcacttctggttagagaagcttctcttttcagatggcgatgaccactgggatgacccaaaaggcaacat carries:
- the Cdhr5 gene encoding cadherin-related family member 5 isoform X3; translated protein: MGAPALLWPPLLLVLMLFGQLPVTLAQSEVCYVNETIFQVEENKNVTEPLVDIYVPKDQEVVLGPLSTPFAFRILGNQLFLNVTPDYEETPLLEAQLECRKGNTVVTQLRVFVAVLDVNDNAPEFSFTTKEQDVAEDTKVNTVVIPEADLQATDRDKDDILYYTLLEVTPGASSFFSLMGVNRPALKLDRSLDFLKMRNMTFQLLVRDTWEDKVEPSHTASATLVLNVVPADLRPPWFLPCSFSDGYICIDAQYRGVVPTGHRLPFPLILQPGPIYAVDGDQGINIDIIYSIIGGNTNDTFTINADSGNLTMAKSVSSPMTFILLVKAEQADLARYSVTQATVEARAVNGNHTLQFTQRLYRGMVELGSGAYTAVKDAASPFKLLRIQAVDPDFPDFNSAITHRITNCSEFTMDGDIVLTTVALEQARVFYAEVEAISTVTQLTATTVAEIRVSGLEPPSTESPPSPEPGGTTSSTASEVPGTSQRPTSTSSAGGTGPLPPSGIPGEDGIGGDSDGQHFSTVDMAVLGGVLGALLLLALICLGILIHKHYGHRFHCCSGKAAEGKMSSFDNQAFLSDPKPSWDPTPDPEPESDLAPAEPPSAPPSPVPTVPAPPSPQTLSRSHAPESPTAAGAGDSPSAVRSILTKERRPESGYKAVWFGEDIGAEADVVVLNAPTAEADGAGDGGEGSDDEDDTDPNVGPQQDYTYI
- the Cdhr5 gene encoding cadherin-related family member 5 isoform X4 gives rise to the protein MGAPALLWPPLLLVLMLFGQLPVTLAQSEVCYVNETIFQVEENKNVTEPLVDIYVPKDQEVVLGPLSTPFAFRILGNQLFLNVTPDYEETPLLEAQLECRKGNTVVTQLRVFVAVLDVNDNAPEFSFTTKEQDVAEDTKVNTVVIPEADLQATDRDKDDILYYTLLEVTPGASSFFSLMGVNRPALKLDRSLDFLKMRNMTFQLLVRDTWEDKVEPSHTASATLVLNVVPADLRPPWFLPCSFSDGYICIDAQYRGVVPTGHRLPFPLILQPGPIYAVDGDQGINIDIIYSIIGGNTNDTFTINADSGNLTMAKSVSSPMTFILLVKAEQADLARYSVTQATVEARAVNGNHTLQFTQRLYRGMVELGSGAYTAVKDAASPFKLLRIQAVDPDFPDFNSAITHRITNCSEFTMDGDIVLTTVALEQARVFYAEVEAISTVTQLTATTVAEIRVSGLEPPSTGIPGEDGIGGDSDGQHFSTVDMAVLGGVLGALLLLALICLGILIHKHYGHRFHCCSGKAAEGKMSSFDNQAFLSDPKPSWDPTPDPEPESDLAPAEPPSAPPSPVPTVPAPPSPQTLSRSHAPESPTAAGAGDSPSAVRSILTKERRPESGYKAVWFGEDIGAEADVVVLNAPTAEADGAGDGGEGSDDEDDTDPNVGPQQDYTYI
- the Sct gene encoding secretin translates to MARQLPPALLLLLLLLLLQGSAALPARPRARRHSDGVFTSELSRLQDSARLQRLLQGLVGKRSEQDTENSPENSSAWSKPTEGQLCLLWSNPQARLPLRPPLDDAWSPWLPPGSKPAFAVSEWTKATRQPR